Below is a window of Hyphomonas neptunium ATCC 15444 DNA.
GATAGAATCGCAATCGATGTGCCCTCGCGCACAACCCTGCCCTTGCCGATTTCCAGCGGCTTCAGAAGATCAGGGATCACCACCCCAACGCCTTCGCCGCGCGGATAGCGAACCGCGCTCGGCCGGTCGTCGATTTCCAGCGAGGTCAACACCATCCGCGCCAGCTCCGCTTCATCCGACGGCGCCATGCAGACGAATCCCGGCAACGCGCCCAGATAGCCGATGTCAAAGCTGCCCGCATGGGTCGCCCCGTCAGCGCCCACTAGCCCTGCCCGGTCGATCGCAAAGCGCACCGGCAATTGCTGGATCGCCACATCATGCACAACCTGATCATAGCCACGCTGAAGGAAGGTCGAGTAGATCGCGCAGAACGGCTTCATGCCATCGGCGGCAAGCCCGGCGGCAAACGTCACCGCATGCTGCTCGGCAATGCCAACATCAAAATGCCGGTCTGGAAACTTCTTGCCAAAAATGTCCGTACTCGTACCAGATGGCATCGCCGCCGTAATCGCGCAGATCTTGTCGTCGGTCTCGCCCAGCTTTGCCAGTGTCTGTCCGAACACCTTCTGATAGCTCGGGGGACCACCGGCGCCCTTGGCCTGCTCGCCGGTAACCACCGAAAACTTCGAAACGCCGTGATACTTGTCGGCGGAGTTCTCCGCCGGCGCATAGCCCTTACCCTTCTGCGTCACCACATGCAGCAGGATCGGCCCATCCTGCATCGCCTTGATGTTCTCCAGCAGGTCGAGCAGCGTATCGAGGTCATGCCCGTCAACGGGGCCGATATAGTAAAAGCCCATCTCCTCGAAGAGCGTGCCGCCCATCGCAAAGCCGCGCAGATACTCCTCTGCCCGCCGCGCGGGAGATTCCAGCCCCATCGGCTGGACAACCTTCTTGGCAATCCGGCGCAGGCCCCTGTAGGGCCGCGACGAAACCAGCCGCGAGAAATAATGGCTCATCGCGCCCACAGGCGGGGCAATCGACATGTCGTTATCGTTGAGGATCACGATCATCCGCGAACGGTCTGCGCCCGCATTGTTCATCGCTTCATAAGCCATCCCGGCGGACATTGACCCGTCGCCGATCACGCAGATGACATGATTGTCCTTGTTCTGCAGATCCCGCGACTTGGCAAAGCCGAGCCCGGCCGAAATCGAGGTCGACGCATGCGCCGCGCCAAACGGGTCATACTCGCTCTCCGAGCGCTTGGTGAACCCGGAAAGCCCCCCGCCCTGGCGCAATGTCCGCATCCGGTCCTTGCGGCCAGTCAGGATCTTGTGCGGGTAGCATTGGTGGCCAACATCCCAGACCAGCTTGTCATCGGGCGTGTCAAACACCGAATGGATCGCCACCGTCAGCTCAACCACGCCGAGGCCTGACCCGAGATGCCCGCCGGTCACGGACACGACATCCACGACCTCCTCGCGCACTTCCGCCGCGATCTGTTTCAGATCGGCGCGGCTGCGGCCTTTGAGGTCGGACGGCGTATCAATAGCGTCCAGGAGGCGGTTGGGGCGTGTCTCTGTCATATCAGCGTGCTTTTCTGGTCGTCGCGTACCCGCTTTTAACGGGGTCTGTTCAGCACATAATCAACGGAATGCAGCAGGATGTGGGCCTTGTCACGGAAAATTGCCAAATGTTCCTTGGCTTGCGCGGCGAGCAGCCGCACCCTCTGCCGCGCCCCGTCCACCCCGAGAAGGGTCACAAAATTCGCCTTCCCGGCGTCTTTGTCCTTGGAAACAGCCTTCCCGACGATGCTTTCGTCGCCCTCGGCATCCAGGATGTCATCGGCAATCTGGTAGGCCAGCCCCAGATCATTGGCAAAGCCCGCCAGCGCATTGCGCTCGGCTTCTCGGGCATGCCCGATGATGCCCCCAGCTTCCAGCGCATACGAAATCAGAGCCCCGGTCTTCAGCCGCTGCATACGGGTGATCGTGTTGAGATCGCGGGGGCTTTCCTCTTCCAGCATGTCGATCATCTGGCCGCCCACCATACCCCGCGCGCCCGCCGCGTCCGCCAGCCGTTCAATCAGCAACACTCGCACCGCCGGGTCATCATGCGTCTCGCTCGACGCCAGTATCTTGAACGCCAGCGTCAGCAGCGCGTCCCCGGCCAGAACAGCCGTCGCCTCATCAAACGCCTTGTGAACCGTGGGTTGCCCCCGCCGGAAATCATCATCGTCCATGCAGGGCAGATCATCGTGTACCAGGGAATAGCAGTGAATGCATTCCAGCGCCGCTGCCGT
It encodes the following:
- the dxs gene encoding 1-deoxy-D-xylulose-5-phosphate synthase, which codes for MTETRPNRLLDAIDTPSDLKGRSRADLKQIAAEVREEVVDVVSVTGGHLGSGLGVVELTVAIHSVFDTPDDKLVWDVGHQCYPHKILTGRKDRMRTLRQGGGLSGFTKRSESEYDPFGAAHASTSISAGLGFAKSRDLQNKDNHVICVIGDGSMSAGMAYEAMNNAGADRSRMIVILNDNDMSIAPPVGAMSHYFSRLVSSRPYRGLRRIAKKVVQPMGLESPARRAEEYLRGFAMGGTLFEEMGFYYIGPVDGHDLDTLLDLLENIKAMQDGPILLHVVTQKGKGYAPAENSADKYHGVSKFSVVTGEQAKGAGGPPSYQKVFGQTLAKLGETDDKICAITAAMPSGTSTDIFGKKFPDRHFDVGIAEQHAVTFAAGLAADGMKPFCAIYSTFLQRGYDQVVHDVAIQQLPVRFAIDRAGLVGADGATHAGSFDIGYLGALPGFVCMAPSDEAELARMVLTSLEIDDRPSAVRYPRGEGVGVVIPDLLKPLEIGKGRVVREGTSIAILSYGTRLQEALKAAEMLAAQGLSATVADARFAKPLDNELIERLAREHEVLVTIEEGSRGGFGSFVLEHLANCGGLDAGLKVRVMTLPDVFQDHDTPAAMYDQAGLTARHIAARAIEALGRGDLSAIERLASA
- a CDS encoding polyprenyl synthetase family protein, which encodes MGPDRGEVTNFEQRLTEVADKVTVALDQLIPPASGPEANLMRAMRHAALANGKRMRPFFVLETGAMFGASEKSLLRTAAALECIHCYSLVHDDLPCMDDDDFRRGQPTVHKAFDEATAVLAGDALLTLAFKILASSETHDDPAVRVLLIERLADAAGARGMVGGQMIDMLEEESPRDLNTITRMQRLKTGALISYALEAGGIIGHAREAERNALAGFANDLGLAYQIADDILDAEGDESIVGKAVSKDKDAGKANFVTLLGVDGARQRVRLLAAQAKEHLAIFRDKAHILLHSVDYVLNRPR